The proteins below come from a single Excalfactoria chinensis isolate bCotChi1 chromosome 7, bCotChi1.hap2, whole genome shotgun sequence genomic window:
- the YBEY gene encoding endoribonuclease YbeY gives MSVLIRNAQRAVPLRRVPLRRAVCVLRAALGAARFDVALICAGDGLMRRLNGAYRRRPEPTDVLSFPYHRVSPGRLPRPRSRDEYNLGDIFLGVEFIRRHCRAGEDFGGVLTVTAAHGLCHLLGYQHNTKAEWQQMYQKEAEILEELNRLTGTSLRPLTAGLF, from the exons ATGAGCGTGCTGATCCGCAACGCGCAGCGCGCCGTGCCTCTGCGCCGGGTTCCGCTCCGTCGCGCCGTCTGCGTGCTGCGGGCCGCCCTGGGCGCCGCACGCTTCGACGTGGCGCTGATCTGCGCCGGAGATGGGCTGATGAGGCGGCTGAACGGCGCGTACCGCCGGCGCCCCGAGCCCACCGACGTGCTGTCCTTCCCCTATCACCGCGTGTCGCCGGGCCGGCTGCCCCGGCCGCGCAGCCGCGACGAGTACAACCTCGGGGACATCTTCCTGGGGGTGGAGTTCATCCGGCGGCACTGCCGCGCCGGGGAGGACTTCGGCGGCGTGCTGACG GTGACTGCAGCCCATGGATTGTGTCACTTGCTTGGCTACCAGCACAACACAAAGGCAGAATGGCAACAG ATGTACCAGAAGGAAGCGGAAATCCTGGAGGAGCTGAACCGGCTCACAGGCACCAGCCTCCGGCCCCTCACTGCTGGCCTCTTCTGA
- the POFUT2 gene encoding GDP-fucose protein O-fucosyltransferase 2, protein MVAHRPGLLMLLLLGLATLAFPPHAAAQSLPAALRAGHAATSLPAAAAAPRTRYLLYDVNPPEGFNLRRDVYIRIASLMKTLLKSENWVLVLPPWGRLYHWQSPDILQVRIPWSEFFDLPSLNRNIPVIEYEQFLAESGGPFIEQIYVLQGYKEGWKEGTWEEKIDERPCIDQLMYSKDKHQYYRGWFWGYEETRGLNVSCLSVQGSASVVAPVLLKNTSAQSVMLDRAENLLHDHYGGKDYWNTRRSMVFAKHLRVAGDEFRNKYLQSTDEADRTHYNEDWTQMKVKMGTALGGPYLGVHLRRKDFIWGHREDVPSLHGAAKKIHSLLKAHQLEKVFIATDAVEDEIELLKKLVPEMVRFEPTWEELELYKDGGLAVIDQWICAHARYFIGTSVSTFSFRIHEEREILGFDPKTTYNRFCGEKEKNCEQPTHWKIVY, encoded by the exons ATGGTGGCACACCGCCCTGGCCTCCTCATGCTACTATTGCTGGGTCTGGCCACCCTGGCCTTCCCACCGCATGCTGCTGCCCAGTCACTGCCCGCTGCTCTCCGTGCTGGCCATGCTGCCACCTcgctgcccgccgccgccgctgcaCCACGCACTCG GTACCTTCTGTATGATGTAAATCCTCCTGAAGGGTTCAACCTTCGCAGAGATGTCTATATTCGTATTGCTTCACTTATGAAGACTTtgctgaaaagtgaaaattgGGTGTTAGTTCTGCCACCCTGGGGACGTCTCTATCACTGGCAGAGCCCTGACATCCTGCAGGTCCGAATCCCTTGGTCTGAGTTCTTCGATCTCCCAAGCCTTAATAGGAACATCCCTGTCATTGAGTATGAGCAGTTCCTTGCAG AGTCAGGTGGACCCTTTATTGAGCAGATTTATGTCCTGCAAGGCTACAAGGAAGGATGGAAAGAAGgaacatgggaagaaaaaatagatgaGAGGCCTTGCATTGATCAGCTTATGTATTCCAAAGACAAGCATCAGTACTACAG ggGATGGTTCTGGGGTTATGAAGAAACACGGGGTCTGAATGTCTCTTGCTTGTCTGTTCAAGGATCTGCCTCTGTTGTAGCCCCTGTCCTTCTGAAGAATACCTCAGCACA GTCAGTGATGTTGGACAGAGCTGAAAACCTTCTTCATGACCACTATGGAGGGAAAGATTATTGGAAT ACCCGTCGGAGTATGGTGTTTGCTAAACATCTCCGTGTAGCAGGAGATGAGTTTAGAAACAAGTACCTTCAGTCCACAGATGAGGCAGACAGGACTCACTACAATGAGGACTGGACACAGATGAAG GTTAAGATGGGCACAGCGCTAGGTGGTCCATACCTTGGGGTTCATCTCAGAAGGAAGGATTTCATCTGGGGTCACAGAGAAGATGTGCCTTCCCTGCACGgagcagcaaagaaaatccACAGCCTCTTGAAAGCACATCAACTTGAAAAAGTTTTCATAGCCACTGACGCTGTTGAGGATG AGATTGAATTGCTCAAGAAACTGGTGCCTGAGATGGTGAGGTTTGAACCTACCTGGGAGGAGCTAGAGCTGTACAAAGATGGGGGACTGGCTGTGATTGACCAGTGGATCTGTGCACATGCTAG GTATTTTATAGGCACCTCAGTTTCAACATTTTCCTTCCGGATTCATGAGGAAAGAGAGATCTTGGGATTTGATCCAAAAACAACCTACAATCgattttgtggagaaaaagagaaaaactgtgaGCAGCCAACTCACTGGAAAATTGTATACTAG